CTGATGCTAAAGGCAGTCGTCTCCCATTTCTTACCTAATTACTGTCTGGTCTGCGAAAGGGAAATCGACCCCGCTGACTACCTCTGCAAAGAATGTCTGAGTTCTATTAGAGGTCCGATAATGGCTCCCTTTGAGCTCGTGAACATAGACTCGGCTCATTCCTATTGGAAGTATGAAAGCCCCTTGAAAGAGCTTATTCGTGCTTACAAGTTTGAAGACCGCCCGGGCGTGGCTCGTCTATTTGCAGAGATGGTCTTCGAAATGATAGACGCCTTCGCTCCATCTACCGATGTAATCGTCCCGGTTCCAACATCTGTTAAGGCATTCATTAGGAGAGGTTTTGACACCAACCTAAGAATTCTCCGACATCTTGCAAGAACGGTCGATATTAAAATCGACAATGTTCTGTCGATTTCGGGAAAGACTGTTCCTCAGTCAACATTGAAGATGCAGGACAGGATAGATAATGTTAGGGACAAGTTCTTTTTGAGGAAGAAAACAAGAAGCGCTTCGGTTATTCTTTTCGATGATGTAGTTACAAGCGGTGCAACTGCAAGCCAGTGTGCTAGAGTTCTAAGAGAAGGCGGTGTCAAGGAGATCACTTTATTTGCAATTGCCAATGCAAAAAAATAGGGCCTCTCGGCCCCTGGCTGGGAGAGGAGGACTCGAACCTCCATCGGCGGATCCAGAGTCCGCTGTCCTACCAATTGGACGATCTCCCAAGACAGTAAAGATTATAAAGCAGAAGACAATTGGTGTCAAGACGTTTGGAGGCATATGATGAACATAGCGATGTTCAGTGATACCTATTCTCCTCAGGTCAACGGGGTGGTTACCATGATCAGAATGCTTGAGGAGAATCTTCAGAAAAGAGGACACAATGTCTACATTTTCACAGTGGATCACCCCGAAGCCGGCATTCAGGAGAACGTCTACCGTGTTCCTTCGCTGAGATTTCCGTGGGAGAAGCAACATAGAATTGGCCTTCCGACGAACTTCAAGGAACTCATTCAGATTGTGAAAAGTCTGGATATCGATGTTGTACACTCGCATACATCACTGATAG
This portion of the Mesotoga infera genome encodes:
- a CDS encoding ComF family protein — translated: MLKAVVSHFLPNYCLVCEREIDPADYLCKECLSSIRGPIMAPFELVNIDSAHSYWKYESPLKELIRAYKFEDRPGVARLFAEMVFEMIDAFAPSTDVIVPVPTSVKAFIRRGFDTNLRILRHLARTVDIKIDNVLSISGKTVPQSTLKMQDRIDNVRDKFFLRKKTRSASVILFDDVVTSGATASQCARVLREGGVKEITLFAIANAKK